Proteins from a genomic interval of Symmachiella macrocystis:
- a CDS encoding response regulator: MKFGIAFKIGALATGLVILTAGTIGLLMINESERILTEHELTDFRDEGYSLGLQMLSSIATLREDVLALSGLPEVRELVRAQNSPDGIDPIGGQTEQELRKALSIAFQKAMKNKPYDQVRLIGEADGGRELIRIDVKDGEVHEHLYPEARNGEELYFTETEKLLPQQVYLSEINLNRDEEGVVEQPFLPVLRAAVQVLNDEGDFIGIAVINLDFQKLARTIHSSRLFVYLTNDRGDFLIHPDKDKQFVFDAVDVEKWAADHKEFGKHYRLQNQEGFAELKHVYDLPNSEDLQRRGISVDKERLDLRDESKIEKRPLYMLTMHVDSAAAPEGVDELNQRLREIQDEESSVPFFRDVFPDVSIIRVRGNDPEVLERVARDLERRFPGKLTRDTNVRMDTFALHFRRLYFDPGNSDRYLGMVIAASYEEFLAEGAAVRNYALLVVGMLILIGALLAFLVSGVMTRPLQRINAATTQLADGNFDVSLPVKDKSEIGVLARSFSEMVKQLQERSADLADREARMSAIVSTAAEGIIICNGLGMVESYNQAAEEIFGYTAEEAIGTSFSRLLGREGHTPPLPTGSASDSAPTLTRFSEIMELASETIGERKDGTKFPMEISVSEVRIGERRLFTAIARDVTERKETERQIRSLNEHLKEAKVHLENRVRERTLKLQQTNADLSTARDEAEDANRAKSAFLAQMSHELRTPLNAIIGYGELLIEDAEDDGNQSLIDDLNKIIEAGRHLLTLINDILDLSKIDAGKMELHLERFNIQQLVESVVDTVDPLVKKNGNTLTLQSHDDVGEMYADHTRVRQVLLNLLSNACKFTENGQIDLVAQRIDVDAAPYIQFQVKDTGIGMTPEHLSKLFQTFTQADSSTTRKYGGTGLGLSISRKFCELMGGGVAVESHPGTGSTFTVRIPAEVVPSAPVEEPETPVVHEMPLIKPRPGESTDVLVIDDDPASRDLLRRFLEKEGFHVVTADGGHEGLRIARQTKPAFITLDVMMPEVDGWAVLSDLKSDPQLCDVPVIMITMVDDKNLGYALGATDYLTKPVDRDRLMSLVNKHRIGVPSQDAVLIVEDDDATRELLRRMLQNSNWTIAEAANGRLALDEVAKVRPSLILLDLMMPEMDGFEFLAEIRKAPQWRSIPVIVVTAKELDAEDRKRLNGGVTRILQKGHCSRDDLLSEVRAMMHSASEITQISTEEES, encoded by the coding sequence ATGAAGTTCGGGATTGCTTTCAAAATCGGTGCGCTGGCCACCGGGTTGGTCATTTTAACTGCGGGGACCATTGGTCTGTTGATGATCAATGAGTCGGAGAGAATTCTCACCGAGCATGAACTGACCGATTTTCGCGACGAAGGGTACAGCCTCGGCCTGCAGATGTTGTCGTCGATTGCGACGCTTCGCGAAGATGTCTTGGCCTTATCGGGACTGCCGGAGGTCAGAGAGCTTGTTCGCGCGCAAAACTCCCCCGATGGCATCGATCCGATTGGCGGTCAAACGGAACAAGAGCTCCGCAAGGCCCTGTCGATCGCGTTTCAAAAAGCGATGAAAAATAAGCCGTACGACCAAGTGCGGCTGATTGGCGAAGCGGACGGCGGCCGTGAGTTGATTCGGATTGACGTGAAAGACGGGGAGGTGCACGAGCACTTATATCCCGAGGCCCGCAACGGTGAAGAATTGTATTTCACCGAAACTGAAAAACTGTTGCCGCAACAGGTCTACTTGTCAGAAATCAACTTAAATCGCGATGAAGAGGGGGTCGTTGAACAGCCGTTTTTGCCGGTGCTGCGCGCCGCCGTGCAAGTATTGAACGACGAGGGGGATTTCATCGGGATCGCCGTGATCAATCTCGATTTTCAAAAACTCGCGCGCACCATTCATTCATCACGGCTGTTTGTCTATCTGACGAACGATCGCGGCGACTTTTTGATCCATCCCGATAAAGACAAACAGTTCGTCTTTGACGCGGTTGATGTCGAAAAGTGGGCCGCTGACCACAAGGAATTCGGGAAGCACTATCGTCTGCAGAACCAGGAGGGGTTTGCCGAACTCAAACACGTCTACGACCTTCCCAATTCTGAAGATCTTCAGCGCCGCGGTATCTCGGTCGATAAAGAGCGACTCGATCTGCGGGACGAGTCGAAAATCGAAAAACGTCCGTTGTATATGTTAACGATGCACGTCGATAGCGCGGCAGCGCCTGAAGGTGTCGACGAGCTCAACCAACGATTGCGGGAAATTCAAGACGAAGAATCCTCGGTGCCGTTCTTTCGCGATGTGTTTCCCGATGTGAGCATCATTCGTGTGCGTGGGAACGACCCTGAGGTGCTCGAACGGGTTGCTCGCGATTTGGAAAGACGCTTTCCCGGAAAACTCACACGCGATACAAACGTCCGCATGGATACGTTTGCACTGCACTTTCGCCGCTTGTATTTCGATCCCGGCAATTCCGATCGGTACCTGGGCATGGTGATTGCTGCCTCCTATGAGGAGTTTCTCGCCGAAGGAGCTGCGGTCCGGAATTATGCGCTGTTGGTCGTTGGGATGTTGATCCTGATCGGGGCCTTGTTGGCCTTTCTCGTCTCGGGAGTGATGACGCGTCCTTTACAACGCATCAACGCAGCGACGACGCAATTGGCCGACGGCAACTTCGACGTCTCGCTACCGGTCAAAGACAAGAGCGAAATCGGTGTGCTCGCCCGGTCGTTCTCCGAAATGGTCAAGCAGTTACAAGAGCGAAGCGCTGATCTGGCTGACCGGGAAGCACGCATGAGCGCCATTGTCAGCACAGCTGCCGAAGGCATCATCATCTGTAACGGGCTGGGGATGGTGGAATCGTATAACCAAGCGGCTGAGGAGATTTTTGGCTATACGGCCGAGGAAGCGATCGGCACCAGTTTCAGCCGTTTGCTGGGCCGCGAAGGGCATACCCCGCCGCTCCCTACGGGTAGCGCCTCGGATTCAGCGCCTACTTTGACCCGCTTCAGCGAAATTATGGAACTCGCCAGCGAAACGATCGGCGAACGCAAGGATGGCACTAAGTTTCCCATGGAAATTTCGGTTAGCGAAGTCCGCATCGGCGAGCGCCGATTGTTCACCGCCATTGCGCGGGATGTGACGGAGCGAAAGGAAACCGAACGCCAGATTCGCAGTCTGAATGAACACCTCAAAGAAGCCAAGGTGCATTTGGAAAACCGCGTCCGCGAACGGACCTTGAAGCTACAACAAACCAACGCCGATCTCTCCACCGCTCGCGACGAAGCCGAAGACGCCAACCGCGCCAAGAGCGCATTTCTGGCGCAAATGAGCCACGAATTGCGGACGCCTTTGAATGCGATAATTGGCTACGGCGAACTCTTGATCGAAGATGCCGAGGACGATGGCAACCAGTCATTGATCGACGACTTGAACAAAATCATCGAAGCCGGGCGGCATCTGCTCACGCTGATCAACGATATTCTCGATCTCTCCAAAATCGACGCCGGAAAAATGGAGTTGCACCTAGAACGGTTCAACATCCAGCAGCTGGTGGAGAGCGTTGTCGACACGGTCGATCCCTTGGTCAAAAAGAACGGCAATACACTCACGCTGCAGAGTCATGACGACGTGGGCGAGATGTACGCCGATCACACACGCGTACGGCAAGTGCTATTGAACCTACTGAGCAATGCTTGCAAATTTACCGAAAATGGGCAGATCGATCTCGTCGCTCAGCGAATCGATGTGGATGCCGCGCCGTACATTCAATTTCAAGTCAAAGATACCGGCATCGGCATGACGCCGGAACATTTGAGCAAACTGTTTCAGACATTCACGCAGGCCGACAGTTCCACCACGCGTAAATACGGCGGCACGGGACTGGGGTTATCGATCAGCCGCAAATTCTGCGAACTGATGGGCGGGGGTGTTGCAGTGGAAAGCCACCCCGGGACAGGCTCGACGTTCACAGTCCGGATTCCTGCTGAGGTGGTTCCGTCGGCGCCGGTTGAGGAACCGGAAACTCCCGTCGTGCACGAAATGCCCCTCATCAAGCCGCGTCCTGGGGAATCGACCGACGTGTTGGTCATCGACGACGACCCGGCGTCGCGTGATTTGCTACGACGTTTTTTAGAGAAGGAAGGGTTCCACGTAGTCACGGCCGATGGCGGACATGAAGGACTGCGGATCGCACGGCAAACCAAACCAGCCTTCATCACACTCGATGTAATGATGCCCGAGGTCGACGGCTGGGCTGTTTTGTCCGACCTCAAATCCGATCCGCAGCTTTGCGACGTACCGGTGATTATGATCACGATGGTCGATGACAAAAACCTAGGTTACGCGTTGGGGGCGACCGACTATTTGACCAAGCCGGTCGACCGTGACCGGTTGATGTCGTTGGTCAATAAACACCGCATCGGCGTGCCGTCTCAGGATGCGGTGTTGATTGTCGAAGATGATGATGCCACGCGGGAATTGCTCAGGAGGATGTTGCAGAATTCGAATTGGACCATCGCCGAAGCTGCCAACGGCCGACTCGCATTGGACGAGGTTGCCAAGGTCCGGCCATCGCTGATTCTGTTGGATTTGATGATGCCCGAAATGGACGGATTCGAGTTCTTGGCCGAAATTCGCAAGGCGCCGCAATGGCGGAGCATCCCCGTGATTGTGGTGACTGCCAAAGAACTTGACGCCGAAGACCGCAAACGGCTCAATGGCGGTGTGACGCGGATCTTGCAAAAAGGGCACTGTTCGCGGGACGATTTACTAAGCGAGGTCCGCGCAATGATGCACTCGGCGAGCGAGATCACACAAATAAGCACTGAAGAGGAGTCATAA
- a CDS encoding YHS domain-containing protein → MSKRFLTVVCACVALGFTVSVQSAEDSKTAEKKFDAKCIVSGAPAKEASFVDYRGKKLFFCCENCPKAYKANPDKFLAKANHQLLYTKQITEVACPLTGKPINEEKTLDIEGVKVGFCCGNCLAKAKKADDRAIKLVFSQFDKGFTLQTDCPVSGKPIVADQKVSFEGQNVYFCCPNCPDAFKADPENFTGKVPQLVEQANAKKNNKSNLKGKKDKDS, encoded by the coding sequence ATGTCTAAACGCTTCCTCACCGTGGTCTGCGCATGTGTCGCGCTCGGATTCACCGTCAGCGTCCAAAGCGCTGAAGACAGTAAGACCGCCGAGAAAAAATTCGACGCTAAATGCATCGTCTCCGGCGCACCGGCCAAAGAGGCATCCTTCGTGGACTATCGCGGCAAGAAGCTCTTCTTCTGCTGTGAGAATTGCCCCAAGGCGTATAAGGCGAATCCCGACAAGTTTCTGGCCAAAGCCAATCACCAATTGCTGTACACCAAGCAAATCACCGAGGTCGCCTGTCCGCTGACCGGCAAGCCGATCAATGAAGAAAAGACGCTCGACATCGAGGGGGTCAAAGTTGGTTTTTGCTGCGGCAATTGTCTGGCCAAGGCAAAAAAAGCGGATGATCGGGCCATCAAGCTGGTGTTTTCTCAGTTCGACAAAGGCTTCACGCTGCAAACCGACTGCCCAGTCTCCGGCAAGCCGATCGTAGCTGACCAAAAAGTGTCGTTCGAAGGCCAAAACGTCTACTTCTGCTGTCCCAATTGTCCAGACGCATTCAAAGCCGATCCTGAAAATTTTACCGGCAAAGTCCCGCAACTTGTCGAACAAGCAAACGCAAAAAAGAATAATAAAAGCAATTTGAAGGGTAAAAAAGATAAGGATTCATAA
- a CDS encoding adenylate/guanylate cyclase domain-containing protein, which yields MTHTPRSGGQQRRHDDAQSDLPTTTTTHVADRVRRAFLATKRDELLTPVRVISDVSGHILTVARDMDQPGFSGDILKIQSAGESLTALVHQILAPAAPGEPTVDDESVRSRLRHDMLNELNPVINYSEMWLEDAEEQFLSGFIPELRLIHNAGLRSAELVDKILAAWDIDASDVASDLGDLDHLHAIFDYKKDSAIATEQGHVLVVDDNDINRDILSRHLEIQGHTVVTARDGKEALELLNNGDFDLMLLDIVMPGINGFEVLARTKSDPRLRETPIIMISALEEMEIVARCIELGAEDYLPKPFNPVVLKARVGACLEKRRFRQREISYLNRIEQEKQRADELLHVILPADIVSELKTTNEVAPRRYDNVAVLFADIVDFTSFCEQHSPEEVVSNLQKLVVTWEEIALRHGVQKVKTIGDAFMAACGLFGDSDEPVLNCVRCGLEMIQATLDLPIGWNVRIGIHTGSVVGGVLGRRQYLFDLWGDTVNTAARMESHGIKGSIVLSREAWNRVEKDSQGTPLGAITVKGKGDMEMFRFDGFNETPPSQT from the coding sequence ATGACACACACACCTCGGTCGGGTGGCCAACAGCGTCGTCACGATGACGCACAGTCTGACCTCCCCACCACCACCACCACACATGTGGCCGACCGCGTCCGACGGGCGTTCTTGGCTACAAAACGGGACGAATTGCTGACACCGGTCCGCGTGATCAGCGATGTCAGCGGTCACATACTCACAGTCGCCCGCGACATGGATCAGCCCGGCTTCTCCGGTGACATCCTCAAAATTCAATCCGCCGGCGAGTCGCTCACTGCCTTGGTGCATCAAATCCTCGCCCCGGCAGCACCGGGAGAACCGACCGTCGATGACGAATCGGTCCGCTCGCGGTTGCGGCATGATATGCTCAACGAACTCAACCCGGTCATCAACTATTCGGAGATGTGGCTGGAAGATGCCGAAGAGCAATTTCTGTCCGGCTTCATTCCCGAACTGCGGCTGATTCATAACGCGGGATTGCGTTCGGCTGAACTGGTCGACAAAATTTTGGCGGCTTGGGATATCGATGCTTCCGACGTGGCCTCCGACCTGGGAGACTTGGATCACCTTCACGCAATTTTCGACTACAAAAAGGACTCCGCCATCGCCACGGAACAGGGACATGTGTTGGTTGTCGACGATAACGACATCAATCGTGACATTCTCAGTCGGCATTTAGAAATCCAAGGACACACGGTCGTCACCGCACGGGACGGCAAGGAAGCGTTGGAATTGCTCAACAACGGCGACTTTGATTTGATGCTCCTGGATATCGTCATGCCCGGCATCAATGGTTTCGAGGTGCTCGCGCGGACAAAAAGTGATCCGCGGTTGCGGGAAACTCCGATCATCATGATTTCCGCACTGGAGGAAATGGAAATCGTCGCCCGCTGTATCGAATTGGGCGCCGAAGACTATCTCCCCAAACCGTTCAACCCCGTGGTACTCAAAGCGCGGGTCGGCGCCTGTTTAGAAAAACGGCGGTTCCGGCAACGCGAAATCTCCTACCTCAATCGCATCGAACAGGAAAAACAGCGTGCCGACGAATTGCTGCACGTGATTCTACCAGCCGATATCGTCTCGGAACTCAAGACCACCAACGAGGTCGCGCCCCGCCGCTACGACAATGTCGCGGTCCTGTTCGCCGACATCGTCGATTTCACTTCCTTTTGCGAACAGCACTCCCCCGAAGAGGTCGTCTCCAATTTGCAGAAACTCGTCGTCACCTGGGAAGAAATTGCCCTGCGGCATGGGGTGCAAAAAGTCAAAACCATCGGCGATGCGTTTATGGCGGCCTGCGGACTGTTTGGAGACAGTGACGAACCGGTGCTGAACTGCGTCCGCTGTGGATTGGAAATGATCCAAGCCACGCTCGATTTACCCATTGGCTGGAACGTGCGCATCGGCATCCACACCGGGTCGGTCGTCGGCGGTGTGCTCGGTCGCCGGCAATACCTGTTTGACCTGTGGGGCGACACCGTGAACACAGCCGCGCGCATGGAAAGTCACGGCATCAAAGGCTCAATCGTCCTCAGCCGTGAAGCCTGGAACCGTGTCGAAAAAGACAGCCAGGGGACGCCGCTGGGAGCGATTACCGTCAAAGGAAAAGGCGACATGGAAATGTTCCGCTTCGATGGTTTCAACGAAACTCCGCCATCGCAAACGTGA
- a CDS encoding efflux RND transporter periplasmic adaptor subunit produces the protein MLRWIWVVLILGVVVGGVAFFRSPTEVPVDVALAHKGDIRVYVEERAKTRVPETYRISMPLAGRVLPISLKAGDRVTKGEVVARLDPADLDRDVSQESIRVLGFDRMIETLGNSIKSSQQQLLAREAKLKFAEEEHRRISQLFEREAVPEAEKSEAELLEIESRAELRKDELTHLNYKIALALTQLFRQDQIETQAATQRDRKRAEIHSPVDGVVLEKMESNERVLPSGEVLLEIGQPDELEVEAEILAQDAVTIQVGFPVEISGAAIGAEPITGKVTRIYPRGFTKVSSLGVEQQRVKVVIAFDPEGLEQLKKAGRKLGIDYRVRIKIFTQQKQNALIIPRSAIFRSAAGNWQAMVVRDGAAQLVDLKIGLANDFEVEVLSGANDNEPVILAPDSSLVDGQPVETMLPTESQ, from the coding sequence ATGTTGCGTTGGATCTGGGTGGTGCTCATCCTGGGAGTTGTTGTCGGGGGCGTAGCGTTTTTTCGCTCGCCTACGGAAGTTCCTGTGGATGTGGCGCTCGCTCACAAGGGGGACATTCGTGTGTACGTCGAAGAACGGGCGAAAACGCGCGTGCCGGAGACGTATCGTATCTCCATGCCGCTCGCCGGACGCGTGTTGCCGATTTCGCTCAAAGCGGGGGACCGTGTCACTAAAGGGGAGGTCGTTGCCAGGCTCGATCCGGCAGATCTGGATCGCGATGTCTCACAAGAGTCGATTCGTGTGCTCGGTTTTGATCGCATGATTGAAACGCTTGGGAATAGCATCAAAAGCTCACAGCAGCAATTGCTGGCCCGCGAGGCGAAACTCAAGTTTGCCGAAGAAGAACACCGGCGGATTTCACAATTGTTTGAACGAGAGGCAGTCCCCGAGGCTGAAAAGAGCGAAGCGGAATTATTGGAGATCGAAAGCCGTGCGGAACTGCGCAAAGACGAGTTGACGCATCTGAACTACAAAATTGCGTTAGCTCTCACGCAGTTGTTTCGGCAGGACCAGATTGAAACGCAAGCCGCAACGCAGCGCGATCGCAAGCGGGCGGAGATTCATAGTCCCGTCGACGGCGTGGTGTTGGAAAAAATGGAATCCAACGAACGCGTACTCCCGTCGGGTGAAGTGCTGTTGGAAATCGGCCAACCGGACGAGTTGGAGGTCGAAGCGGAAATCTTGGCGCAAGATGCGGTGACCATTCAGGTCGGCTTCCCGGTGGAAATCAGCGGCGCCGCGATTGGCGCCGAACCGATCACCGGCAAGGTGACGCGGATTTATCCGCGCGGCTTCACCAAAGTTTCGTCGCTGGGCGTGGAGCAACAACGGGTGAAGGTCGTCATCGCGTTTGACCCTGAGGGGCTGGAGCAACTCAAAAAAGCGGGGCGGAAACTGGGCATCGATTATCGTGTCCGTATCAAAATCTTCACGCAGCAAAAACAAAACGCACTGATCATTCCACGGTCGGCAATCTTTCGCAGCGCTGCCGGCAATTGGCAAGCGATGGTGGTTCGCGATGGGGCGGCGCAGTTAGTGGACCTCAAGATTGGACTGGCCAACGACTTCGAGGTCGAGGTTCTCTCGGGAGCGAACGACAACGAACCGGTGATCCTCGCGCCCGATTCTTCTCTCGTCGACGGCCAACCCGTCGAAACGATGCTCCCAACCGAGTCACAATAA
- a CDS encoding ABC transporter permease yields the protein MSVLDRKLSRDLYAVKGLLIAIVAILTVGIAGFVLYLSLYFNLELSRRSYYAQSRMADFWIDIEKIPQLELQRLREIRGISDFRPRINFSVSVDLEGVDRPLSGEVISLPAEPTPVINNIVIRSGGYFTNLRSEEVIVSDAFARARGLKPGDTIHLLLNNRRQELFVVGTAVSPEYVYTMSQGGIFPDANNYGIFFVKQPFAEEVFDFQGAANQVVGLLAPEVRQRPQRVLDQIETVLAPYGKATATALAKQPSNQMVVDQLEKIKIESMILPPIFMVVAILILNVLMMRIAEQQRTIVGTLKAIGVSNWTIFGHYLNFGVIIGLIGGLLGVGLGYWLAGIVTEMQAQFFEFPRLINRPYPYILGVGLLLSVLFSVLGTLRGVRAVMRLKPAEAMRPKPPVVGRRTFLERGSFFWRQLDFRWQIVLRSIFRQRVRTATGLFAAMTGASLVFVTLHMLDSFHEVITFQFDKMMLSDYEISLKGEHDYSVVYEAQRLSGVDLVEPVFSLGCTFHNGLHKKTGGITGIVPTARLTVPRDAQGNPVPIPKTGVMLNRQLAHMLDVSAGDQLTIAPLKGETREIKIPVAHVYESLMGISAFANLEYLNHLVGEETSVTSLQLKVQPGEEARQKLFRELKQFPALQGVGSAREQKILLEELILGPTIAVVAIMVLFAGLIFCGSVLTASLISLAERQQEIATLRVLGYTPREVGAIFFRESFLINMLGTAIGLPLGYWLSYVIDEASSTEMLRMPFVIEPRSFGITIVTGVVFTFLAHFPVQWAVRKMDWQRALNVKE from the coding sequence TTGAGCGTTCTTGATCGCAAATTGAGCCGCGATCTTTATGCGGTCAAGGGGCTGTTGATCGCTATCGTGGCGATCCTCACTGTGGGGATTGCCGGGTTCGTTTTGTATCTTTCGCTGTACTTCAATCTGGAACTCTCGCGCCGCAGTTATTACGCACAAAGCCGGATGGCTGATTTTTGGATCGACATCGAAAAAATCCCTCAGCTTGAATTACAGCGCCTGCGGGAAATCCGCGGCATCTCTGACTTTCGACCGCGGATCAACTTCAGCGTCTCGGTCGATCTGGAGGGAGTGGATCGGCCGCTGTCGGGTGAGGTGATCTCCCTGCCCGCTGAGCCGACGCCGGTGATCAACAATATCGTGATCCGCAGCGGGGGATACTTCACCAATCTCCGTAGCGAAGAGGTCATCGTCAGCGACGCCTTCGCTCGGGCGCGGGGACTCAAACCAGGTGACACGATTCACCTGTTGCTCAACAACCGCCGTCAAGAATTGTTCGTCGTCGGAACGGCCGTTAGTCCCGAGTACGTCTATACGATGTCGCAGGGGGGCATTTTTCCCGATGCGAATAACTACGGCATTTTCTTCGTTAAGCAACCGTTCGCTGAGGAGGTATTCGATTTTCAAGGGGCGGCCAATCAGGTGGTCGGCCTGCTGGCTCCCGAAGTCCGGCAGCGACCGCAGCGCGTGCTCGATCAAATCGAAACGGTGCTGGCTCCCTATGGCAAAGCAACAGCGACGGCGCTGGCCAAACAACCCTCGAACCAGATGGTGGTCGACCAACTCGAGAAGATTAAAATTGAGTCGATGATTTTGCCGCCGATTTTTATGGTGGTCGCCATCCTAATTCTCAATGTGCTGATGATGCGGATCGCTGAGCAACAACGCACGATCGTGGGCACGCTGAAAGCGATCGGCGTCAGTAACTGGACCATCTTTGGACATTACTTGAACTTTGGTGTGATCATTGGACTGATCGGCGGCCTCCTCGGCGTGGGATTGGGTTATTGGCTGGCCGGCATCGTCACGGAAATGCAGGCGCAGTTTTTTGAGTTCCCGCGACTGATCAATCGTCCCTATCCGTACATCTTAGGTGTCGGTTTGTTGTTGAGTGTTTTGTTCTCGGTCTTGGGGACTCTCCGCGGCGTGCGGGCGGTGATGCGGCTCAAACCGGCCGAGGCGATGCGGCCCAAGCCGCCGGTTGTGGGACGACGGACGTTTTTGGAACGAGGAAGTTTTTTTTGGCGGCAGCTCGATTTCCGCTGGCAGATCGTGCTCCGCAGCATCTTCCGCCAGCGCGTCCGTACAGCCACGGGACTATTCGCTGCTATGACGGGGGCGTCGTTGGTGTTCGTGACTCTGCATATGCTGGACTCGTTCCATGAGGTCATCACATTCCAGTTCGATAAAATGATGCTCAGCGATTACGAAATCTCGCTGAAAGGGGAGCACGATTATAGTGTGGTTTACGAGGCTCAACGCTTGTCCGGTGTGGATCTTGTCGAACCGGTGTTCTCGCTCGGCTGCACGTTTCACAACGGCCTGCACAAGAAAACGGGGGGCATCACGGGGATCGTGCCGACCGCGCGTCTGACGGTTCCCCGCGATGCGCAGGGAAATCCCGTGCCCATTCCCAAGACCGGCGTGATGCTCAACCGCCAACTGGCACATATGCTGGATGTCTCTGCCGGCGACCAGTTGACCATTGCTCCACTCAAAGGAGAGACACGAGAAATCAAGATTCCGGTGGCCCATGTGTATGAATCGCTGATGGGCATCTCCGCGTTCGCCAATCTCGAATACTTAAATCATCTTGTGGGAGAAGAGACGTCTGTCACATCGCTCCAATTGAAAGTCCAACCGGGGGAAGAGGCGCGACAGAAGTTGTTCCGAGAATTGAAACAGTTCCCCGCTTTGCAGGGCGTTGGGTCGGCGCGCGAGCAAAAGATCTTACTGGAAGAATTAATCTTAGGTCCCACGATCGCCGTGGTGGCCATCATGGTGCTATTCGCAGGTTTGATTTTTTGCGGCAGCGTCTTGACCGCTTCGCTGATATCCTTGGCCGAACGGCAACAGGAAATCGCCACGCTACGTGTGCTGGGATACACGCCGCGCGAAGTGGGGGCGATCTTCTTTCGCGAGAGTTTTTTAATCAACATGCTGGGAACGGCCATCGGGTTGCCGTTGGGTTATTGGCTCAGCTATGTGATCGACGAAGCCTCGAGTACTGAAATGTTGCGGATGCCGTTTGTCATCGAACCGCGTAGTTTTGGGATCACCATTGTCACCGGTGTTGTCTTCACATTCCTAGCGCACTTCCCGGTCCAATGGGCGGTCCGTAAAATGGACTGGCAACGGGCATTGAACGTGAAGGAGTGA
- a CDS encoding response regulator, which produces MPKILLVDDTEDNRDMLTRRLQKRGFEVVGAVNGVDACEKAASEAPDLVLMDMQMPVMDGYEATRTIKNAAETCDIPIIGLTAHAMAGDREKALAAGCDDYEAKPINFSQLLETIQALLKKRSTP; this is translated from the coding sequence ATGCCGAAGATTTTGCTTGTTGATGACACCGAAGACAATCGCGATATGCTGACGCGCCGACTTCAAAAGCGAGGTTTTGAAGTCGTGGGGGCCGTCAACGGCGTCGATGCCTGCGAAAAGGCTGCTTCCGAAGCGCCTGACTTGGTCTTGATGGACATGCAGATGCCCGTGATGGATGGCTACGAAGCCACACGGACGATCAAAAATGCGGCCGAAACATGCGACATCCCCATCATCGGGTTGACCGCACATGCCATGGCCGGCGATCGCGAAAAGGCATTGGCAGCCGGTTGCGACGACTATGAAGCCAAGCCGATCAATTTTTCTCAATTGCTCGAAACCATCCAAGCCCTGTTGAAAAAACGGTCCACCCCATGA
- a CDS encoding DUF4440 domain-containing protein — MSDQHDIVELISLNRKLLAAIDGKDWGTYIDLCDADLTAFEPEAVGHLVKGLEFHRFYFDLEKEGPRQSTISSPHVRLVGDVAVVTYTRLTQFIGIEGEPETATAEETRIWHHIDGSWRHIHFHRSAN; from the coding sequence ATGTCGGACCAACATGACATTGTCGAACTGATTTCGCTCAACCGGAAACTGTTAGCAGCCATCGACGGAAAGGACTGGGGCACGTACATCGATCTGTGCGACGCGGATCTCACCGCCTTCGAACCGGAAGCTGTTGGCCATTTGGTCAAAGGTTTGGAGTTTCATCGCTTTTATTTCGATTTGGAAAAAGAAGGGCCGCGACAAAGCACGATCAGCTCTCCTCATGTCAGGTTGGTCGGGGATGTTGCCGTAGTGACTTATACACGATTGACGCAGTTTATCGGCATCGAGGGGGAGCCAGAAACAGCGACCGCTGAAGAAACCAGAATCTGGCATCACATCGATGGCAGTTGGCGACACATTCACTTTCACCGGTCGGCTAATTGA